A window of Onychostoma macrolepis isolate SWU-2019 chromosome 24, ASM1243209v1, whole genome shotgun sequence genomic DNA:
GAATTGATTTCCAGGggctttttttttccattcacgAGGGCAATTTTAATAATCATCTTTTTATTATAATCCCATACTATGTTGTCTTTAATGTCAAATACTCAAATTTATCCAATTActttaatcaatattttaaactgttgtcAATAACAATAGCTGTTTCAAATTGTAGCCTATTTAAATTAtacatgtaataataataataataaaaaaaaaagagctcaTAGGGTTCTCATTATTGTtctttatattgtaataatgatCATTAATCGATTtagaaaacaatataaaaatgtttttgttttgtgtctgCATTTTGGGCATGTCACATTCATTACACATTATGCAAAAACTCCCGTTATAATCACTGAATTTACTAAATTAATCTTTAAGCTATTTACATATCTCATATCTGCACtgtgttgtttatgatgagggTTGTTATGAGCTCGGGCGTATCCAGCGCTGACTCTTCTAagcgcctctgattggccaatgcATTCCTAAGTTCAACAGAAACACGTTTGATTGGTTATAAGGCTCAACGTTGCACAAAGCAGTGCATAAAACCAATCTGATGCAGTGTGAGCAGATATAAATGTAATTCCGCAAATTgacactttttattcattttcatcgCAGGAGCCATAATACATTGCGTAATAGTGCAGGGGCATTTTTTGCCCCTTTGTCTTGAATTTATAGggcatttttgttcattttggtgGCATTTTTGCTACAAGCTCTGATTAAATTCCAACCCAGGGCCCTATATATTTGCACACATTTACCTGAATCAACCTTGAGGTTCCTTTCTCTGTTGTGATGCTTGCTACTGCACAACGGTACCCAATAGTTGTATCCAGTATTTCAAgatttttaatgtacatttttaccCCACCTAGTGCGgttacaatattaatgtttacagATTACAACAGTATTTTAGAGCGGGTTGGACACTAGGTGGTGCTTTGGGGGTAATTTTCACTGCATTGTTGCCTACACTCTTCAAAGGTTGTCTAAttctaaactttaaaatacatttaattttagttatttaaccacaaatttaaattaatctgaaaaaataaaaataatgacaagaaaattatacatttacacaccTAAGAattatatcaaccaaaaatgatGAACATATGTACAGCGCAATTCAGTGGTGTGTCAGAGTTGATTGTCTGTGTGGAAGTAATTCCACATGCGTCCTCTACTTGAGTTCTTGTCATAACTGAGAAAAATgatggaatacactacatgatttttaaaatctgaacagattttttaaaacactatcatacacttaccgactttgtaaatactgacaaaggaaaactggtCATCATACACTACACGACTGGGGATCATTCACGACTTTCAAGCtgttccgatcacaacaaactcgAGCAGAAACATGCGCCTTGTTGCTTGGAGATGCAACATGCAGAATGGCTCTGACTTTCGGAAACTAAcgtcaacttctccagactgtaaatcagaggaaaattggggcaaaaattgtgtagtgtattccagacTTAAGCgccatttaaaacaataaacatataatacgcactgttgcttaatatttaattatagcTAATTATAGCCTGATATTTTAATTTGCTACAAGGATACACAAGAAGCATGTTCAATGCGGACACGCAGACAGTTGTGGTAACGAACACCACAGCATCCGTTCGCGTTTCCGCGCTTCATGCACATCTCCTATATGAAAAGCATTTTAGGGGGCCCTTGGATTTTGGGGGCCCAAGGCGGTTGCCTACCTTTACCTAACAGGTAAGTCCGCCTCTGCTCCCATCCTGGTTTAACGTGCCGAGACAACTACTGTACAAGTAAGCTACTAAAATACTGACATCCCTGAAAAGTGTACCATGGCTCTAGGGCACTTTCTGCATTGCCTATTCTATAATAGTGATCGTAGGTCACTGAAATAACATCTTTATGTTTTAAGGTGTTCTTCAAGGCTGGTCTGCTGGGTACCCTTGAAGAGATGAGAGACGATCGTCTTGCTCTCATCATCACCAATCTTCAAGCTAGATCACGTGGCCTTCTCTCAAGAATTGAGTTCCAGAAGATTGTTGACCGCAGGTACAGCTTTAGGCTATTCATTTACAGAAGAAAGCCACTTGTACACTTaatgtgaaatatatgaaaatgtttGTGTCACATTGCAGAGATGCCTTGCTTGTTATCCAGTGGAACGTACGTGCCTTCATGGGTGTCAAGAATTGGCCCTGGATGAAGCTCTACTTCAAGATCAAACCGCTTCTGAGATCTGCTGAAGCAGAGAAAGAAATGGCCAACATGAAGGAAGAATTCTTGAAGTTGAAGGAGGCTTACGCCAAATCTGAAGCCCGTAGAAAAGAGCTTGAAGAAAAGATGGTTACTCTTCTCCAAGAGAAGAATGACCTGCAACTCCAAGTCCAAGCTGTGAGTTTATGATTTCATGATTCaatgaataaaatgcataattaaaatatatagttgcaaagacattaatatgaatacaaataattttctgTATCTGTAATCAGGAGCAAGATAATCTTTGCGATGCTGAGGAGAGATGTGAGGGCCTGATCAAGAACAAGATCCAGCTTGAAGCCAAAGCCAAAGAGCTGACTGAGAGACTGGAGGATGAAGAAGAAATGAACGCTGAGCTGACTGCAAAGAAACGAAAGCTGGAGGATGAATGTTCTGAGCTCAAGAAGGACATTGATGATCTTGAACTCACTCTGGCCAAAGTGGAGAAAGAGAAACACGCCACTGAGAACAAGGTCAGTTTTCAACACTAAACATGTTATGGTGCTTTTCCATTGCATGGTACGACTTGGCtcggtttgcgtttccactgcagtttagtaccactttagagtgggcgggattatACACCTTGCCCCATCAAGCTCTCGCGGATCCGCTCCTCGGCTATCAACGAGAGGAACatctgtacttcctcaacagaccACGAAACAGCCATTTATTAGTTGTTAAAAAAAGGTACGCTCGTTCAAAACAGTTGCGttcgttcaaaaaaaaaaaaaaaaatgttgcgtTTGATCGTTTGCTGGCTGTGCTTATTTAAATCTAGCAGGTCTGTTGTGTCTCATGTCACAAGTTCAATGGTGCAGGTATTAACGATTctctccggccaatcagtgatcagcagggTTTACACGTCACATTTTGGTAACGGTACAGCTTGGAAGCTCAGCTGAGGTGGTActgaaaaaagtaccaggtactgtacccagtggaaaaccccccaaaagtgagccaTACTGAACTgtaccgtgccgtaccatgcggtggaaaagcgccataagAGATGCAAGAGATTGTTCGGTAGGAGCCCACCGATGACACACAATGACACGTTTCTACAGGTTAAAAACCTGACAGAAGAGATGGCAGCTTTGGATGAGATCATTGCTAAGCTGACAAAGGAGAAGAAAGCTCTGCAGGAGGCCCATCAGCAAACACTAGATGACCTCCAGAGTGAGGAAGACAAAGTTAACACTCTCACTAAAGCCAAAGCCAAGCTGGAGCAACAAGTGGATGATGTAAGTGGTTTGTTGACAATTCCATTGTATATGAAAAAGGTATGACAGTTACCATGAAACAAAATGCTGAACAAAATATTGTCATTCCAGCTTGAGGGTTCCCTGGAACAGGAAAAGAAGCTTCGTATGGATCTGGAGAGAGCAAAGAGGAAGCTCGAGGGAGACTTAAAGTTGACCCAAGAGAGTCTGATGGACCTGGAAAATGACAAACAGCAACTGGAAGAGAGGATTAAAAAGTGTGTTTTCTGTAACGggtgaaataataatttaagaatacaGCTCACATCCTGAATCCTTTTTAACAGTGATAATCAAATATATTCTGCAACACAGGAAAGATTTTGAGATCAGCCAGCTCAGTAGCAGGATTGAAGATGAGCAGGCAATGGCAGCCCAACTCCAGAAGAAACTGAAAGAGTTACAGGTAAACTTGATGAATTCTTAAAAAGATGGATAGTTGGACAGTAAGGAATATTAACTTTAACTTTGGTTTTCCTCACATCAGGCCCGTATTGAAGAGCTTGAGGAAGAGCTGGAGGCTGAGAGAGCTGCTCATGCTAAAGTTGAGAAACAGAGAGCTGATCTGTCCAGAGAACTGGAGGAGATCAGTGAGAGGTTGGAGGAGGCTGGTGGAGCCACTAGTGCCCAGATTGAGATGAACAAGAAACGTGAAGCTGAGTTACAGAAGCTGCGCAGAGACCTTGAAGAGTCCACTCTGCAACACGAGGCCACCGCTGCTACACTGAGGAAGAAACATGCTGACAGTGTAGCTGATCTGGGAGAGCAGATCGACAACCTTCAGAGAGTGAAGCAGAAGCTGGAGAAAGAGAAGAGTGAACTCAGACTGGAACTGGATGATGTGGTCTCCAACATGGAGCAGCTTGTGAAGGCAAAGGTGATAAATTCTATTCCTATGTTAACTTCAGGTGTTCCTtaactttttgcagtaactttttattcatctacTTTGTCACTTCAGTTTGATTCATTACATTCAATCTATCCAGGCAAACCTGGAGAAAATGTGCAGGACCCTTGAGGACCAGATGTCAGAATACAGAACAAAATATGAAGAAGGACAACGCAGCATCAATGACTTTACCATGCAAAAAGCTCGGTTGCAAACCGAAAAtggtattacttttttttttccaacataTTCCCAAGATCAAAATACTACTTTCTGTAATGTTATGGTTATACTTCTATCTAGGGGAGCTTTCTAGACAGCTGGAAGAAAAGGATTCCTTGGTGTCTCAGCTAACAAGAGGCAAGCAGTCATACACCCAGCAGATTGAGGACCTCAAAAGACAACTAGAGGAGGAAGTCAAGGTATTGCAACTGCTACTACCCACAAGGTTAGCGTAGCAAAGTGTAGCAGTCATTCACCTTAATTACTGCACTACCTTGCCACCCAATAAGCTCTTCTAGGACCAGCGGAATCAAACCCACATCCCTCAAAGAGACTAGAGCCTTATGCTACAGCTATAAcagaaaacattcattttaaatatcttatAGGCTAAGAATGCCCTGGCTCATGCAGTTCAGTCTGCTCGTCACGACTCTGATCTGCTGAGGGAACAGTATGAGGAGGAGCAGGAAGCCAAGGCTGAGCTGCAGCGTAGTCTGTCCAAGGCAAACTCTGAGGTGGCTCAGTGGAGAACCAAATATGAAACTGATGCCATCCAGAGGACTGAGGAGCTGGAAGACGCCAAGTATGAACAGGAAATATTTGGGTTTTCCATGTAGCATGCCATGCAAACATCTGACTGATTCTGTTTATTCATAAAGGAAGAAGCTGGCTCAGCGTTTGCAAGATGCAGAAGAAGCTGTGGAAGCTGTTAATGCTAAATGCTCCTCACTGGAGAAGACTAAGCACAGACTGCAGAATGAGATTGAAGACCTCATGGTGGATGTGGAGAGATCcaatgctgctgctgctgctctgGACAAGAAGCAAAGAAACTTTGACAAGGTGAATAAAACATATggttaaagaaataaaatttcaTTGTTTTATGCTGGGCTCCAACAGCAGTTACTCATatccagtgatgggaataacggcgttataaataaacggcgttatttttttcagtaacgagtaatcaaacgaattactgtttcccccgttacggCTCGCCATCGCTTtgtctcacatacacgcacgcaaagaaagatgcagagcaagagagtctttcataacatgcagaattgacgcgctacatgtaaacaatattctttgttgtattttcctgtcaaaataacggcgttcctttggaattcttcagcttttaagaactgctggtttctctggtagtgggcggaactaatgcacaaacgacaatctcatttctctggcgctcacctattatcctccctgtttttatttcagcaaatcaattccagcgaacgcagacaacgtgattaatattcatgaagccagcagctcattaatccttagtgcgttttatgttgttattagtagtagaattcGTAGTAGTTTTATCTTATCAATTTCCccccctttttttgttttatagaaacactaaatgacaaacaatatcttaagcaccaccaccagttcagtcaacatgacaaatatgcattcatacttggttattctaattactaaagttctatcatcatataatattaaattatcataatatcatattataatgcttgactgactgatgctaagtgtcagtagataaatagtgcaGATGAATGTACAatagttttataataataatttatactatttagtgtccatttcattaatttaacatatttaatattgggggcatccaagttatttgacattttaattttttttttaaaaaagtaacgcaatagttactttccctggtaattagttacttttataatgatgtaactcagttactgtttgtgagaagtaactagtaactataactaattacttttttaaagtaacatgcCCAATACTTCTCATATCTCTGAAACGATCAAACAGGTCCTAGCTGAATGGAAGCAGAAATACGAGGAGTCTCAGAGTGAGCTGGAAAGCTCCCAGAAGGAGGCCAGATCTCTGAGCACTGAACTGTTCAAACTGAAGAACTCTTATGAGGAGTCTCTGGATCATCTGGAGACCATGAAGAGAGAAAACAAGAACCTCCAAGGTGCCCTTAGATTATTAGTCACCTGAGCATTCACATAAatatcactaaaaataaaatatttatcttgACTTTATGTAAAAACCAGTATAAATTTTTTCTGATTAAACAGAGGAGATTGCTGATCTCACTGAACAAATTGGTGAGAGTGGAAAGAACATTCATGAACTAGAGAAAATTCGTAAGCAGCTGGAGCAGGAAAAATCTGAAATTCAAGCAGCTCTGGAGGAAGCGGAGGTAAAATATGTTATGCATAGATGTAGCAGATGTATTTATCAGTTATACACTAGTACTTcctgaaaaaaatcaatgtGCTAACAAATCAAACTTATTAGTACTTTTTAATGGCTAAGTTCTTTGATCTGTCAGGGTTCCCTGGAGCATGAAGAAGGAAAGATTCTTAGAGCTCAGCTGGAGTTCAGTCAGATCAAAGCAGAAATTGAACGTAAGCTGGCTGAGAAAGATGAAGAGATGGAGCAAGCCAAGAGGAACCAGCAGAGGATGATTGATACCCTTCAGAGCTCACTTGAATCAGAGACTCGCAGCAGGAATGAAGCTCTCAGACTGAAGAAGAAGATGGAGGGAGACCTCAATGAGATGGAGATTCAGCTCAGCCAGGCTAACAGACAGGCATCAGAAGCCCAGAAGCAACTCAAGGGTCTTCATGGACATATCAAAGTATGCTAGATTGTTTTAAaccaaaatgtttgtgtttaaaaaagtaaaaaatttgaCAAACTTctacagtattttcattttgtaaaaCTTGTTTTACAGGATCTCCAACTGCAGCTAGATGATGCTCTGCGTAGTAATGATGATCTCAAAGAGAACATCGCCATCGTGGATAGACGCAACAATCTGCTGCAGGCTGAACTGGACGAGCTGAGATCCCTGGTGGAACAGACTGAGAGAGGAAGGAAACTGGCTGAGCAGGAACTGCTGGACGTCAGTGAGAGAGTTCAGCTCCTGCATTCTCAGGTAGGACACATCTGACCACATATTCACACTGACAAAAACTTCAAACCCTCTCTTAGTACATAATATCATCTAAAGACTATATGAATGTCAATATTGTCTATGTTCAGAACACCAGTCTGCTGAATCAGAAGAAGAAGCTGGAGGGAGATAATACTCAGCTCCAGACTGAGGTTGAGGAGGCAGTGCAGGAGTGCAGGAATGCTGAGGAAAAAGCCAAGAAGGCCATCAC
This region includes:
- the LOC131532810 gene encoding myosin-7-like, with translation MKKECFVPDPDEEYVKGTIVSRDGDKVTCETERGKTVTVKEADIHPQNPPKFDKIEDMAMFTFLHEPAVLFNLKERYAAWMIYTYSGLFCVTVNPYKWLPVYNQEVVIAYRGKKRSEAPPHIFSISDNAYQYMLSDRENQSILITGESGAGKTVNTKRVIQYFASIAASPTKKETCDKKGTLEDQIIQCNPALEAFGNAKTIRNDNSSRFGKFIRIHFAANGKLASADIETYLLEKSRVTFQLKAERDYHIFYQILSQKKPELLEMLLITANPYDYAFISQGETQVASIDDADELMATDEAFDVLGFTQEEKNSIYKLVGAIMHYGNMKFKQKQREEQAEADGTEDADKSAYLMGLNSADLIKALCHPRVKVGNEWVTKGQNVQQVYYATGALSKSVYEKMFLWMVVRINQSLDTKQPRQYFIGVLDIAGFEIFDFNTFEQLCINFTNEKLQQFFNHHMFVLEQEEYKKEGIEWEFIDFGMDLQACIDLIEKPMGIMSILEEECMFPKASDSTFKAKLYDNHLGKSNNFQKPRIVKGKPEAHFALVHYAGTVDYNINNWLVKNKDPLNETVVGLYQKSTMKLLAHLFANYAGADSAMAEGGGAGGKKEKKKKGSSFQTVSALHRENLNKLMTNLRSTHPHFVRCIIPNETKTPGAMENPLVMHQLRCNGVLEGIRICRKGFPNRILYGDFKQRYRILNPAAIPEGQFIDSRKGAEKLLGSLDIDHNQYKFGHTKVFFKAGLLGTLEEMRDDRLALIITNLQARSRGLLSRIEFQKIVDRRDALLVIQWNVRAFMGVKNWPWMKLYFKIKPLLRSAEAEKEMANMKEEFLKLKEAYAKSEARRKELEEKMVTLLQEKNDLQLQVQAEQDNLCDAEERCEGLIKNKIQLEAKAKELTERLEDEEEMNAELTAKKRKLEDECSELKKDIDDLELTLAKVEKEKHATENKVKNLTEEMAALDEIIAKLTKEKKALQEAHQQTLDDLQSEEDKVNTLTKAKAKLEQQVDDLEGSLEQEKKLRMDLERAKRKLEGDLKLTQESLMDLENDKQQLEERIKKKDFEISQLSSRIEDEQAMAAQLQKKLKELQARIEELEEELEAERAAHAKVEKQRADLSRELEEISERLEEAGGATSAQIEMNKKREAELQKLRRDLEESTLQHEATAATLRKKHADSVADLGEQIDNLQRVKQKLEKEKSELRLELDDVVSNMEQLVKAKANLEKMCRTLEDQMSEYRTKYEEGQRSINDFTMQKARLQTENGELSRQLEEKDSLVSQLTRGKQSYTQQIEDLKRQLEEEVKAKNALAHAVQSARHDSDLLREQYEEEQEAKAELQRSLSKANSEVAQWRTKYETDAIQRTEELEDAKKKLAQRLQDAEEAVEAVNAKCSSLEKTKHRLQNEIEDLMVDVERSNAAAAALDKKQRNFDKVLAEWKQKYEESQSELESSQKEARSLSTELFKLKNSYEESLDHLETMKRENKNLQEEIADLTEQIGESGKNIHELEKIRKQLEQEKSEIQAALEEAEGSLEHEEGKILRAQLEFSQIKAEIERKLAEKDEEMEQAKRNQQRMIDTLQSSLESETRSRNEALRLKKKMEGDLNEMEIQLSQANRQASEAQKQLKGLHGHIKDLQLQLDDALRSNDDLKENIAIVDRRNNLLQAELDELRSLVEQTERGRKLAEQELLDVSERVQLLHSQNTSLLNQKKKLEGDNTQLQTEVEEAVQECRNAEEKAKKAITDAAMMAEELKKEQDTSAHLERMKKNMEQTIKDLQHRLDEAEQIAMKGGKKQVQKLEARVRELENEVELEQRKASESVKGVRKYERRIKELTYQTEEDRKNLARLQDLVDKLQLKVKSYKRAAEEAEEQANSNLGKFRKLQHELDEAEERADIAESQVNKLRAKSRDTGSKKGHDEE